One region of Jonesiaceae bacterium BS-20 genomic DNA includes:
- a CDS encoding NCS2 family permease, with amino-acid sequence MPMANTPTAAKKSRSPKPQSGFKGFLDSYFKITERGSDLGREIRGGLVTFFAMSYIIVLNPLILGLTPDSQGHYLGAELATGDPFAFGAGVPLIAATTALIAGIMSIAMGSIANYPIALAAGLGLNALVAFTIVKMPEMTWADGMGLVVLEGLVILILVLTGFRTAVFKAVPAGLKTAISVGIGAFIAFIGLVNAGIVTTPAMFDYLPGNQPGTPVQLGTSGSFDSWPMLVFIVGLLAIVLLTARKVKGAMLWSILGATVLAVIIEKVAELGPKNSDGSGAAANPSGWNLNAPTVPEEFIQTPNFSLLGHFSLFGAIGKIGIVAVVLIVFSLLLADFFDTMGTMVAVGAEAGLLDEGGNPPNTQKILVIDSLAAVAGGVGSVSSNTAFIESASGVGEGARTGLAPIVTGVAFLLSTFLAPLVGMVPYEAATPALVFVGFLMMTQVTGVKWNDFEIALPAFLTIVIMPFTYSITDGIGAGFLFWAAIQVVKGKGKKVHPLMWVVTAMFVVYFVLGPIQNALI; translated from the coding sequence ATGCCCATGGCGAACACCCCAACTGCCGCGAAGAAATCGCGCTCACCCAAGCCGCAAAGCGGTTTCAAAGGTTTCCTAGATTCCTACTTTAAAATTACCGAACGAGGCTCTGATTTAGGCCGCGAGATCCGTGGTGGTCTGGTTACCTTCTTCGCAATGAGTTACATCATTGTGCTCAACCCTCTGATTCTTGGTCTGACCCCCGACTCGCAAGGCCACTATCTTGGTGCCGAGTTGGCAACCGGTGACCCCTTTGCCTTTGGTGCCGGAGTTCCGCTGATCGCGGCAACCACCGCGCTCATTGCCGGAATCATGTCAATCGCAATGGGATCCATTGCAAACTACCCAATTGCGCTTGCAGCCGGACTTGGCCTCAACGCCCTGGTCGCGTTCACGATCGTCAAGATGCCGGAAATGACCTGGGCAGACGGCATGGGCCTTGTTGTTCTTGAAGGTCTAGTAATCCTCATCTTGGTATTGACCGGGTTCCGTACCGCAGTGTTCAAGGCTGTCCCTGCGGGTCTGAAGACCGCAATCTCCGTTGGTATTGGTGCGTTCATTGCGTTCATCGGCTTGGTGAACGCCGGAATCGTGACCACCCCGGCCATGTTCGATTACCTGCCGGGCAACCAGCCGGGCACCCCCGTGCAGTTGGGAACCTCCGGTTCCTTTGACAGCTGGCCAATGCTGGTGTTCATTGTCGGCTTGCTTGCCATTGTTCTGCTGACCGCGCGCAAGGTAAAGGGCGCCATGCTCTGGTCAATCCTGGGCGCAACGGTCTTGGCCGTCATCATTGAAAAGGTTGCAGAGCTCGGACCAAAGAACTCCGACGGCTCCGGTGCCGCAGCAAACCCATCGGGTTGGAACCTTAACGCACCAACCGTGCCGGAAGAGTTCATTCAAACTCCCAACTTCTCCCTGCTGGGTCACTTCTCCCTGTTTGGTGCCATTGGGAAAATCGGCATCGTTGCGGTCGTACTCATTGTGTTCTCGCTCCTGCTCGCTGACTTCTTTGACACCATGGGAACCATGGTTGCCGTAGGTGCTGAGGCCGGCCTGCTGGATGAAGGTGGCAACCCACCAAACACGCAGAAGATCTTGGTTATTGACTCCCTAGCGGCTGTTGCCGGTGGTGTGGGCTCGGTATCTTCGAACACCGCGTTTATTGAGTCCGCCTCCGGTGTTGGTGAAGGTGCCCGTACGGGGCTTGCCCCAATCGTTACCGGAGTTGCGTTCCTGTTGTCCACGTTCCTTGCACCACTCGTTGGAATGGTGCCTTACGAGGCTGCCACCCCGGCGCTGGTATTCGTAGGATTCCTCATGATGACCCAGGTAACCGGCGTGAAGTGGAACGACTTCGAGATTGCGCTTCCTGCGTTCTTGACGATCGTGATCATGCCGTTCACCTACTCGATCACCGACGGAATCGGTGCAGGCTTCCTGTTCTGGGCAGCAATTCAGGTTGTTAAGGGCAAGGGCAAGAAGGTGCACCCACTGATGTGGGTTGTGACCGCCATGTTCGTGGTCTACTTCGTTCTGGGACCAATCCAAAACGCATTGATCTAG
- the manA gene encoding mannose-6-phosphate isomerase, class I, which produces MPRPNLFRLVNPIQEYSWGSDTVIFDAFGWPRTGAPAAELWLGAHASAPSLVQGQVVGQHPDSSFYRMPTAGTDNEISQAGALGDLVRANPDFMLGSAVANEFGPVLPYLLKVLSAAQPLSLQVHPRPHVARAGFQRENTLGLAPDSDQRNYKDAFHKPEMLIALTPFEGLCGFRRPRRTLELLAGLSGSTVASMRSALERQPNAAGVEAALRAALELRNRNCREELDQTIASVERVIVGRKERGERVSRGHVTAIDLARQYPGDPGALVSLLLNRVSLEPGEAVYLAAGQIHAYLGGLGVEVMASSDNVLRAGLTPKRVDTDELMAATDFTPAAPIRPQLRAVPGGLTQYRSPAQEFSLLYGAVGGHALVTQSGPRIVLCLRNALTVRTALGEELSLSAGQSVFAPHGVGPLELIGDAAAVVAYVP; this is translated from the coding sequence GTGCCACGTCCAAACTTGTTCCGGTTAGTTAATCCAATTCAGGAGTACTCCTGGGGGTCTGACACGGTTATTTTCGATGCCTTTGGCTGGCCGCGTACGGGAGCGCCCGCCGCCGAGTTGTGGTTGGGCGCGCATGCTTCTGCGCCAAGTTTGGTGCAGGGGCAAGTGGTTGGGCAACACCCGGACTCAAGCTTCTACCGTATGCCGACAGCGGGAACGGATAACGAAATTTCCCAGGCCGGCGCGCTTGGTGACCTCGTCCGGGCTAACCCGGACTTCATGCTTGGCAGCGCCGTGGCTAATGAATTTGGCCCAGTGCTGCCCTATTTGCTCAAGGTGTTGTCAGCTGCCCAGCCGTTATCGCTGCAAGTGCACCCGCGCCCCCACGTTGCCCGGGCCGGCTTTCAGCGGGAGAATACGCTAGGCCTTGCCCCGGACAGCGACCAGCGCAACTACAAGGATGCTTTTCATAAACCAGAAATGCTCATTGCGCTCACGCCGTTTGAAGGTCTGTGCGGTTTTCGCCGCCCGAGGCGTACATTGGAACTGCTGGCTGGACTGTCCGGTTCCACTGTGGCGAGCATGCGCTCGGCTCTTGAACGCCAACCAAATGCTGCCGGAGTAGAAGCCGCGCTGCGGGCGGCGTTGGAGTTGCGCAACCGGAACTGCCGCGAAGAGCTTGACCAGACTATTGCCTCGGTTGAACGAGTCATTGTCGGCCGCAAAGAGCGGGGCGAACGAGTTTCCCGTGGCCATGTGACGGCAATCGATTTGGCCCGTCAATACCCCGGGGACCCGGGCGCGCTGGTGTCTCTTTTGCTCAATCGTGTCTCGCTTGAGCCGGGGGAGGCCGTGTATCTGGCGGCCGGGCAGATCCATGCCTATCTTGGGGGCCTTGGCGTCGAAGTCATGGCGAGCTCGGATAACGTGTTACGTGCCGGTCTCACCCCGAAGCGAGTTGACACGGATGAGCTCATGGCTGCGACCGATTTTACGCCGGCCGCACCAATCCGCCCGCAACTACGTGCGGTCCCAGGTGGGCTCACTCAGTACCGCAGCCCCGCGCAGGAGTTCTCCCTCTTGTATGGGGCGGTGGGCGGGCATGCGCTCGTGACACAGTCGGGTCCACGCATCGTGTTATGCCTTCGAAATGCCCTGACCGTGCGCACCGCACTGGGCGAGGAACTCTCATTATCCGCAGGCCAGTCTGTCTTTGCACCACACGGCGTGGGGCCTCTTGAACTCATTGGTGACGCAGCAGCCGTAGTGGCGTACGTTCCATAA
- a CDS encoding MarR family transcriptional regulator: MAESSSCHPVPLAAEIRVATNRLVRHMRASRGQVELPEHQFATLAYLHKHGPMTPGALAELEGVKPPSMTRTVNALVEMGLAAKVGNDLDKRQVYVELTDAGRFEVTETRRLRDVWLTSRLEELTLEERQILATASELLKRIAGK; encoded by the coding sequence GTGGCTGAATCATCGTCTTGTCATCCTGTTCCCCTCGCCGCTGAAATTCGAGTAGCAACTAACCGCCTTGTGCGGCATATGCGTGCCTCGCGCGGACAGGTGGAACTTCCAGAACATCAATTTGCCACCTTGGCCTACCTGCACAAGCACGGCCCAATGACCCCGGGGGCATTGGCGGAATTAGAAGGCGTTAAGCCGCCATCGATGACCCGCACGGTAAACGCCCTCGTTGAAATGGGGCTTGCAGCCAAGGTGGGGAACGACCTCGATAAGCGTCAGGTGTACGTGGAGCTCACTGATGCTGGCAGGTTTGAAGTAACCGAGACTAGACGTCTGCGCGATGTCTGGCTCACCAGTAGGCTCGAAGAGCTTACTCTTGAAGAACGGCAGATCCTTGCTACGGCGAGTGAGCTGCTGAAAAGGATTGCTGGTAAATGA
- a CDS encoding MFS transporter, whose product MSATFASLKYYNYRVWFGAALVANVGTWMQRIAQDWLVMQHLTDGSGAAVGIVTGLQFLPVLFLSAWAGVLADRLDRRKLLMFTQGAMGLLAAILGFLVLTDLVQLWHVYVLALLLGVVAAIDNPARQVFVAEMVPSSHLPNAVGLNSASFNAARLVGPGIAGLLIAAVGTGWAFVLNAVSFGATIWAMSIMRKAEFNRMPRPAREKGQIRQGLKYVRTRTDIIVIMVVVGVVSTFGLNFQLTSIVMVTEIFQKDAAEYGVLGSILAIGSLTGALVAARRKQPRVRLVIGAALMFGISAGIMAVMPNMELYGLVSIAVGFSSLTMLTAANATIQMSVEPQMRGRVMALYLIVVVGATPIGAPVVGWIAEEYGGRWGVGVGAIASIIVAIWAAFWTRKHWNYNVRYALRSRPLIKISYDAEPEEAQTEVSVLGASETGLSGSKGEVEDNCLSNSTPNTLVKPKVTAVGARPSAGRTHPPQSRRRKKGHKALTPQ is encoded by the coding sequence ATGAGCGCAACTTTTGCGTCGTTAAAGTATTACAACTACCGAGTTTGGTTTGGTGCGGCCCTCGTGGCCAACGTGGGTACCTGGATGCAGCGTATTGCCCAGGACTGGTTGGTTATGCAGCACCTGACGGACGGGTCCGGAGCCGCCGTTGGTATTGTTACAGGATTGCAGTTCTTGCCGGTCCTGTTCTTATCCGCATGGGCGGGAGTTCTGGCCGATAGGTTGGACCGCCGCAAGCTGTTGATGTTTACCCAAGGAGCAATGGGGCTGCTGGCCGCTATCCTTGGGTTTTTAGTTTTAACGGACCTAGTCCAACTGTGGCACGTCTATGTCCTAGCGCTTCTGCTTGGCGTGGTTGCTGCAATTGATAACCCCGCGCGGCAAGTGTTTGTGGCCGAGATGGTGCCATCAAGTCACCTGCCCAATGCGGTGGGGCTGAACTCCGCGTCCTTTAACGCTGCCCGTCTAGTTGGGCCCGGAATTGCCGGACTGTTGATCGCCGCGGTTGGAACCGGATGGGCGTTTGTGCTCAATGCCGTCTCATTTGGGGCAACAATTTGGGCGATGTCCATCATGCGTAAGGCTGAGTTTAACCGGATGCCGCGTCCTGCCCGGGAAAAGGGTCAGATCCGCCAGGGATTGAAGTATGTTCGTACCCGCACCGACATCATTGTCATCATGGTTGTTGTTGGGGTGGTCTCCACGTTTGGGTTGAACTTCCAACTGACCTCAATTGTCATGGTCACCGAGATCTTCCAAAAAGACGCAGCCGAGTATGGGGTGCTGGGGTCCATTTTGGCGATAGGTTCCTTGACGGGCGCGCTCGTAGCGGCCCGTCGCAAGCAGCCTCGCGTGCGGCTAGTCATTGGTGCGGCACTTATGTTTGGTATCTCTGCCGGAATTATGGCGGTTATGCCAAACATGGAATTGTACGGTTTGGTGTCAATAGCGGTCGGATTTAGCTCGTTGACCATGCTGACCGCAGCGAATGCGACCATCCAAATGTCGGTTGAACCGCAGATGCGCGGACGAGTCATGGCGCTCTATCTCATTGTTGTGGTTGGTGCCACCCCGATAGGTGCGCCGGTCGTGGGTTGGATTGCTGAAGAGTATGGCGGTCGTTGGGGGGTTGGTGTCGGAGCTATTGCTTCCATCATCGTTGCCATATGGGCCGCGTTCTGGACCCGCAAACACTGGAACTACAACGTCAGATACGCGCTTCGTAGTCGCCCGCTGATCAAAATTAGCTACGATGCCGAACCGGAGGAGGCTCAGACCGAGGTATCAGTCTTAGGTGCCTCCGAGACTGGCCTCAGTGGATCTAAGGGAGAGGTTGAAGACAATTGCCTCAGTAATTCCACCCCGAACACTCTAGTGAAGCCAAAGGTCACGGCCGTGGGCGCGCGTCCGAGTGCGGGACGAACCCACCCTCCGCAGAGCCGTCGCCGAAAAAAGGGACATAAGGCTCTTACTCCTCAATAA
- the serC gene encoding phosphoserine transaminase, with translation MTQPVLTIPKSLLPLDGRFGSGPSKIRDAQVDALASTGRALLGTSHRQAPVKDLVGRVRQGVADLFDIPEGYEVILGNGGSTAFWDAATFGLVKNQAAHATFGEFGAKFAKATQAAPFLADSVVTTVAPGQSVTPPFHAGADVYAWPQNETSTGAVAPVVRVPGSLEEGALIVIDATSAAGGLTVDISETDVYYFAPQKSFAADGGLWLAIMSPAAIARIAEIHDSGRWIPDFLSLQAAVTNSRANQTLNTPALATLVLLAEQLDWLNGQGGLGWAAARTSESSTILYDWAQASNYAAPFVSDQATRSAVVGTIDFNDTVDAAEVAKVLRANGVVDVDPYRKLGRNQLRVAMFPAVEPADVAALTKCIDYVIANL, from the coding sequence GTGACCCAACCTGTGCTGACAATACCTAAGTCCCTGCTCCCTCTAGATGGCCGCTTTGGCAGTGGTCCGAGTAAGATTCGCGATGCCCAAGTAGATGCGCTTGCCTCTACCGGCCGCGCTTTGCTTGGAACTTCACACCGCCAGGCCCCCGTTAAGGACCTCGTTGGGCGCGTGCGCCAGGGAGTCGCGGACCTTTTCGACATCCCCGAGGGATACGAGGTTATCTTGGGTAACGGTGGCTCAACCGCTTTTTGGGACGCGGCTACCTTCGGTTTGGTCAAGAACCAGGCGGCTCATGCAACGTTTGGGGAGTTTGGCGCTAAATTCGCCAAGGCCACACAGGCCGCTCCATTCCTTGCCGATTCCGTAGTGACCACCGTTGCACCCGGCCAGTCCGTAACTCCCCCGTTCCACGCAGGGGCTGACGTTTACGCTTGGCCGCAGAATGAGACGTCAACCGGTGCGGTTGCCCCTGTTGTCCGGGTTCCCGGTTCACTCGAGGAGGGCGCATTAATCGTTATCGATGCTACTTCCGCGGCGGGTGGTTTGACGGTCGACATTAGCGAGACCGATGTTTACTACTTTGCTCCGCAAAAATCGTTCGCCGCAGATGGCGGTCTGTGGCTGGCGATCATGTCACCGGCGGCTATCGCCCGGATCGCCGAGATTCATGACTCGGGCCGGTGGATCCCAGATTTCCTGTCTCTGCAAGCAGCCGTGACGAATTCACGCGCAAACCAGACCCTGAACACCCCTGCCCTAGCAACCTTGGTCCTGTTGGCTGAGCAGCTCGACTGGCTCAACGGCCAAGGCGGTCTCGGTTGGGCCGCCGCGCGCACAAGTGAATCCAGCACCATTTTGTACGACTGGGCTCAGGCGTCCAATTACGCGGCCCCGTTTGTTTCTGACCAGGCAACTCGGTCTGCGGTTGTCGGCACCATTGACTTCAATGACACGGTTGATGCCGCAGAGGTTGCAAAGGTCCTGCGTGCCAATGGCGTGGTCGACGTTGATCCGTACCGCAAACTCGGTCGCAATCAACTGCGCGTCGCAATGTTCCCAGCAGTAGAACCAGCCGACGTGGCCGCTCTGACCAAGTGCATCGACTACGTCATTGCAAACCTGTAG